The sequence GGTATCAATTATATCCATAATATCTTCATAAGGTATATTAAAAGCTGGAAAACCACTAGAATAATCTGCTATTTCATAGGGATAAAAATATATTTGTAAATAATCTTTAAACATTATAAATTCTTGGTCTTCCTTTATTCCCTTATAATCATCAACAAAAAATAGTTCTCCCTGTGTACCTTTCTCCTCCATTTGTTTTTTAATAATTTCATCTAACACTTCTGTATAATTACTATCTTTTTTAAATATATCTTTAAGCTCATAAAATTCTCCTGTATTTAGGTCAATATGGTAAGTTCTTACCATAGGCATTCCTAAAGGTGCTCCTTGATTATGATAATAAGAGCTTTTTTGTATAATTAACATATCGTTACTTCTTCTAGGATCATAGTTCACATTAACTAAGGGAAGTCCTTCTTCCACATCTTTAAAATCTGCCATTACATCTTCTACAAAAGCCTTATGGAGCTTTTTATTTATTTGTTTTTCTACCTTTTCATTTTTTAAATTTTCTACCTTTGGATAATAAATGGTTGTAAGCATATTAGGAATATTTTTTTCTTCTTTAACGACCCCTTCACCTAATAATTTATAGGAATTATCTTCTTCCCATAATAATTCCCCATCAGTTGTATAATAACCTAACCTATCATCTATAGCAGCTTTAATTACCTTACCCCTATATTCTAATTCTCCTTTACCATCTATTTCTGGTAAATCTTTTGCTTTTTTTCCTTTAGTATCTAAAAGAAAAGTCTTTTCACCGTCATAAACAGAAATATAACCATTTTTTACTTCTGGTGATTTAACTCCTCCAACGAAATAATAGGAATAATCCGTTAAAGCTTTTCCTTCTTTGTTTATAATGGCTTCCTTAGTCAGTTCTACTTCTCCATAAACCTCAGCCTTATCTTTGGTAACAGCAAATAATCCTTCTCCTAAATAAGCTACACTATTATATTTAGGTTCTATAATATAATTATTTTCTTTATCAATAACGCCCCACTTTTTATCTTTATCCTCTACATCTGAAGGACTTACTACTGCCATTCCATCTTCAAAAGGTAATGCCTTTGAATACTTGGGCTCTATTGCTACTTCACCTTTTTCATTTAAGAAGCCATAGTGTTTATCCTTATTCAGAAATATAAACATTTCATTTTCTTCATCTGGTGCAACAGTTTCATAAGGCAATTCTGCTAATTCTTTACCTTCTTTATCTATTATAAGGTGTTTATCTTCATCAACCTTCACTAAGGCTCTTCCATTTTTAAATCCCCAAACATTACTATACTTAGGGTCTATAACCACATTACCCTTTTTATCTATATATCCAGATTTAGTATTACCTTCCTTATCCTTTTTTACTACTGGTAATAATTCATCACTTGATTCACCTATAGCAGAGTAGTCTTTAGTTTCAAATAACTTTAATCCACTTTTATCAAATATAAAATATCCATCCTGGCCTACTGCAGTAAATATTCCATCTTTAACTTCACTTATCTCAAAATATTCTGGTGGTAGTATAACTCTTCCATCCTCATTTATTAACCCAACTAGTTGATTAGAATAAACTTTAGCTAATCCATTATTATCAAATTCTGTAACTAATTCATAATTAGGTTCTACTTTAAACTCTCCCTTTTCATCTATATAGCCCCATTTTTTAGTGTTTTTATCCTTTGTATATGCAGGATATAGACCTACTTCATCCAATTCATCTTTATTACTGCATGAAGTTAATAAAAAAATTGACAATAATAATGTAATGACCATTAAAAATCTTTTCCTATCCATAAGTCTCCCCTTTCTTTTTTCCTATTTAAATTATACCTTAAAATCAAAAAATATAAAGTAAAGTCTTATTAACTTAATCTAAAGTTAATAAGACTTTATGTTATCACATTAAGATTACATTTAACTACTACAAAGATAACTTTCATCTTCTATAATTAATAGTCCTTCAAATATCTTAAAGCTATCGTCTACTATGTTATTTATTTTTTTCACATTAACTTCACATGAATTTACTGTACAAATAATTTCTCTTATTGTAAATAATAGATTTATAAAAAAATACTTAAATAAAAAATCTTTATCTATATCTTGGCGTATTTCTTTTCTATCAAAAGCATTATCAAACATTTTCTTTAAGGGTGGCTCTATTATGCCTATTAATTTTTCTTTTACCTTCTGCCTAATATATAAATTATCAGTTAAATAAGAACTCGTCCAAAACTTACAGTATAAAGGGTTTTTCTCTATGAATCTAATTAATATTTCACTATAGGTTTTTAATAATTCTAGTATGTTTACATTCTCCATATACCGGGGATGTTTTTTTAAGTAATCGTCCTTGAAATCTTCAAATTTCAAGGTAATTTCATCAAATAAGGAAAAAAACAATTCTTCCTTGCTATTATAATGATAATAAAAGGTCATTTTCGCAATATCAGTATCTTGTATAATTTGATTTAAAGATGCATCATCATAACCATACTTTTGAAACTCCTTCATAGCAACATCTATAAGACTTTCCCTTTTATGAAATTTTTTTCTACTCAACATCCCACCCCCAAAATATCCCATTATAAAGTCATACTACCACTTAATAATGGAACTGTCAATTTAGTATAGCATATACTCAAGTTTATTTATAAATATATTTTGGAATTCTTCCTTTTCACCTAACCCCTTTATTTTTGACCCTACTATAAATCCCTTATTTTCTAATTTTACTTTCCAAGAATCTTCTTTTCCTACCATATCATTAAGTACATGATCTCCTGCTACTAACATAAATGGCTGTAAATTAACCTCTTTAGATTTTCTTTCTTTTAACAAAGGAATAATTTCTTCAATAGGTTGATATCCTTCTGCTGTGCCTATATATACATTCTTATATCCTTTTTCTCTCAATTTTTCCTCTAATATTTTATAGCATTTATTTGCATTATGGTCTGTACCATGGCCCATCAGTATTAACTTTTCTTCTTCTTTTAATGAATCTATATCTTTTTCTAATGCTCTGATAACGTAGCTATAATCTTCTTCATTATACAATAAGGGTTCACCTAATTTCAACTTATCAAAAACTTTATCTTTATTATACTTTTCTACTTCTTTAACAATTTTCTCATATTCATGACCTGGTATTATATGTAATGGTTGAACAAACACTTGATTAAATCCATCTTCCCTAAATTTTTTTAGAGCTTCATCTACAGTATCTATATATAGGTTATCCCGCTTTTTCAGTTTCCTAATAATCATATTAGAAGTAAAAGCCCTTCTTACAGTATAATCTTTAAACCTCTCTTGAATTTTATCCTCTATTGCCCTAATGCATAATTTTCTTGTTTTTTCATAACTGGTTCCAAAACTAACTACTAAAATTCCTTTCTTCATCTAGTAATCACCTTCCTGTATATTTTCTTTCCAATAGTTAAAGAATTCTTCTTCATGTTTAAATAAAGGAATATTCAATTTTCTATGGACTTTTACAAGCCAAGGCTGGTTTAACCCTGCTTTTTTAATAACCTTTTCATTACAAAATACTTCTTCAACTAATCCATTTCCTATAACTTCACCTTCACTTAGTACATATACATAATCACATAATTCATATATTAAATCCATATTGTGGCTAGAAATAACTATGGTTTTTTCTTCACTAATATCTTTAAGTGTATTTATCATTGCCCTAGTCATTGAAGGATCTAAACCACTTGTAGGTTCATCAAAAAGAATTATATCCCCATCCATGGCTAAAACACTTGCTATGGCAATTCTTTTCTTCTGACCATGACTCAAAAAATGAATAGGTTTCTCCTTAAAGTCAATTGCACCTACTCTTTCTAAAGCATTTTCTACTTTATTTGAAACTTCTTTTTCATCATAACCCAAATTCCTTAAGGCAAAGGCTACATCATCATATATATTAGAATAAAATATTTGTCTATCCGGGTCTTGAAATACTATATTAACCTTCTTTCTATATTCCCTTAAATATTTTTTACTGTATTTTAAAGAGTTACTATTAAATAATACCTTACCTTTATTAGGTTTAAGTATTCCTATAAGGTTTAAAAATAAAGTAGACTTTCCCGAACCATTTTCTCCAATTATACCAATACGGCTCCCCTTACTTAAGTCTATATCTATATCTTTCAATGCTAAAGTTCCATCTTCATATAAATAAGTTAGCTTTTCTGTTTTAAGCATTTTATCACCCAATTTTAAACTCTCCATCATATAATTTACTTTCTAAAGCTATTACCATATCTTCATAATTTAAAAAAACTCCTACAAATAAAGATTTTATCAGAATCCCAAAGGATTTAAAACTATTTTTTGTACCATAATATCCATATCTCATTTCTTGGGCTATATATATTTCCTTAATTTCTTCTAGAAAGATAAAGATAAACCTATAAATTAATATTATTAATTCTATTATAAAATTAGGTACTTTTAACTTTTTAAATATCTTAATAAGTTGGTTAATCGGCGTAGTTAATGCCAAAAAATAAGTTGCAGAGATACAGGCAATTGACCGTGAAGCAGTCATTAAAGCTGTATAAATTGTTTCTTTATTCAAACCAAAATAATATTTACCAATATTAACAGAGTAAATAAATTCATTAGTTTTTCCTATACTTATAAGGATAGGAATTATACTGAATAAAAGAAAAATAACTGGCACAATGTAAAGCTTAATATAAGCCTTAATTGGTATTCTTGCTATTACAGTAGTCATCATAAACATAATTATTAATATAGCTAAATTAATATATATATTATTTATAGCTATAGATATAAAAAGGCTTCCTATGGCAAATAAAAACTTTGCCATAGGATTAAATTTTGTCAAATTATTGGTATAAGCATATTTATCTATTATCAGCAACTTGCTTTTTTCCTTTCCAATTTCCTAATATATATCCAATGGTTCCAGCACCAATAGCTACTTGTAAGGAAAATAACAAACTTTCTACCTCTCCACTTGGTGGTTCCCAAAAGGCTTCAAACCATGGTTCATAATCTGGATTTATTTCTCCTATTACATCTTCAGCTTGATCATCTGCCCCTTCAAATTCTGAATCTGACATAAATATTAATGGTATAATGGTAATTACTATTGCTAATATAATAAGTAAGATATTTTTATTGGATGATTTCACTGCCTAACACTCCTTCCTTACTATATTCTAATAATAAATTATAAACAACAACTGTTATAATTCCTTCTACTATTGCTAAAGGAATTTGAGTCACTGCGAAAACACTTAGAAATTTACCCATAGACCCTAGAAAACCTGTAGCTGGATCCTTAAAGGCTAAAGATAATTGGGTTGCTGTAATTACATAAGTAGCTAAATCTCCTAAAGAAGCTGCTAAAAATACTGCTAGGGATGTATTAGAATCCTTCTTTTTAAAAGCTTTAAATATACCATAAGAAACTAGAGGCCCTACAATAGCCATAGAAAAAGTATTAGCTCCTAATGTAGTTAATCCTCCATGAGCAAGTAATAATGCTTGAAATAATAATACAATAACCCCAATAACAGTCATAGTAGTAGGTCCAAATATTATAGCCCCTAACCCTACTCCTGTAGGATGAGAGCAACTGCCTGTTACAGATGGAATTTTCAATGCTGAAAGAACGAATACAAAACCTCCTGCTAAGCCAAGTAGTACCTTTTTGTTTGTGTCTTCTTTCATGATGCCATTTACATTTTTAATACCTATAATTAAAAATGGAATAGTAACTATGGACCAAAATACTGCCCATCCTATGGGCAAAAATCCTTCCATAATGTGCATGGCATTTGCAATGCTAGGTGTAAAACTAATTAGTAATAGCACTAGTAAAAATAACTTTTTGTCCTTCATGACTAACACACACCTTTCTTATTTTATATTAAAAAAATCCCATAGCCTTATAGACTTGGGATTTTTCTTCCAACGTAAAGTAATTAGAAGTATATCCTTCCCACCGAAGGCCTACTTAAATAGGAAATATAGGCAGGTCTCCTGACTTATGAGTCATTCTACTCTCAACGCCTTCCCAGAATATATCCAGTGGCTTTTGTTGATTTCGTCCTCACTTACAGTAGCGGGGGCTGTATCAGATTTACACTGATTTCCCATTTTAATCTTTAAAAGAACCTATCTCCTTTTATTCAATTTTAATAAACTCCGTAACATTATCATCCTTTATTTAATAGCTTTTAATGCCTCATAATTAGCCTTGATAGTATGTTCTATATCTTCCTCAGTATGAGCATCCGACAAAAACATACCTTCAAATTGTGCTGGTGGTACCATTATACCACGTTTCAACATATTTTTAAAATATTTAGCATACATTTCTGTATCACAGGATTGAACATCATCATAATTTTCAAAAGGTCCCTTTCCAAAGAAAAGGGTTAACATACTTTTAAACCTTACTATTTCTGCATTGATTCCTAATTCTTCTATATTTTTTCTAAATCCTTCTTCTATCATAATAGCCTTCTCTTCTAATTTTTTATATATATTTTTATTTTCTTCTAATATTTTTAGATTTTTATATCCAACATGCATAGCTAATGGATTACCTGAAAGGGTTCCTGCTTGATAAACTGGACCTGTTGGAGATATCATCTCCATTATCTCTCTTCTTCCACCATAAGCACCTACTGGAAATCCTCCACCAATTATTTTACCAAAGCAAGCCATATCTGGTTCTATTCCATAGACTTCACTAGCTCCACCATAACTTATTCTAAAACCTGTTATTACTTCATCAAATATAAGTAGAGACCCATTTTCTTTAGTTATCTTTCTAAGGCCTTCTAAAAATTCTTTCTTTCCAGGAACTACTCCCATATTGCCTGCTACTGGCTCTAGTATTATAGCTGCTATGTCTTCCCCAAAATCTTCATAAGCCTTTTTCACATCTTCTAAATCATTATATCTACAAACTATAGTGTTCTTTACAATATCTGCTGGAACTCCACTGCTAGTAGGTACTCCATAAGTTATAGTTCCTGACCCAGATTTTACTAACAAAGAATCATTATGTCCATGATAACAACCTTCAAATTTTATTATTTTATCCCTACCAGTATATCCTCTTGCTACTCTTATAGCACTCATAGTAGCTTCTGTTCCCGAGTTTACCATTCTCACCATTTCTACACCATTATAATATTCTACAATATGTTTTGCCATATCTACTTCTATTTTAGTCGGCAATCCAAAGCTTATGCCACTTTTTAAAATATCTTCTATACCTTCTAATAACCTTTCATTAGAATGGCCAAGGATTAAAGGACCCCAGGAACAAATATAATCAATGTAAGTATTTCCATCTTCGTCTTTTATTTTACTTCCATGTCCACTTTTAATAAATGCTGGATCTGTTTCAACAGAGTTAAAAGCCCTAACTGGACTATTTACTCCCCCAGGAATATACTTTATAGCTTCATTATAAATATCCTTTGATTTATCTAAATTCATATTATCATCTCCTTTTAACTATTTTAGTATTTTAGCTACATCCTTAGCAAAATATGAAATAATAATATCTGCTCCAGCTCTTTTAATTGAAAGCAAAGATTCTAATATAGCTGTTTCATCTAAAAGCCCTTCCTTTACAGCCATCTTAAGCATTGAATACTCTCCACTTACATTATAAGCTGCTAAAGGAATATTATAGTTATCTTTTGCTCTTCCTATTATATCAAGATAGGAAAGAGCTGGCTTTACCATTATTATATCTGCCCCTTCCATTATATCTAATTCAATTTCTCTCATAGCCTCATCTGTATTTGCTGGATCCATTTGATAGGACCTTCTATCTCCAAAAGCAGGAGATGAGTCTGCTGCATCTCTAAAAGGACCATAGAAAGAAGAAGCATATTTAGCACTATAAGCCATAATAGGTATAGTCTCAAAGCCATTTTCATCTAAATAATGTCTAATATATTCTATTCTACCATCCATCATATCAGAAGGAGCTACCATATCTGCTCCTGCCTTAACATGACTTAAAGCAATCTTTCCTAAATATTCTAAAGTTTTGTCATTATCTACATAACCATTATCTTTAAGTATTCCACAATGACCATGAGAAGTATATTCACACATACATACATCAGTTATAACGTACATTTGAGGAAAAACCTTTTTTATTTCTCTTGTAGCTTTTTGTACGATACCATCTTCAACATAGCCTTCGGTTCCTAATTCATCCTTATTGGCTGGAATTCCAAATAATAATATAGATTTTATTCCTAAATTTTCTACTTCTTCTACTTCTTTTAATACCCTATCTACTGAATAACGATAAATTCCTTCCATAGATGGTATTTCTTCTTTTATATTTGTACCTTCTTCTACAAAGATTGGATAGATAAAATCTTCTACTGAAAGTTTAGTTTCTCTAATTAAACTTCTAATAGTTTCATTCTTTCTAAGTCTTCTGGGTCTATTTAATAAATCCATTAATTTTCTCCTTCCTTTATAAGTAAATTTAATAAACCACCTACTGTATATTCTTCTGCTTGTTTATAAACTTCATAGCCTTTTTTATTTACGGCTTCCGATGTTATTGGTCCAATGGATAATATCTTACCTTTGTTTAGAATCTCTTGAGAATTATCACCTAATATTTCTATAAAATTATTAAAAGTTGAAGGACTGGTAAAAGTTAAATAAAAGTCCTCTTTATCCTTTAAAAACTTTATCAGTTGGTCTTTCTTATTCATGGTTTTAATTGTTTCATAAGTTTTAACTTCATCTACAGTACATATTTTAGAAAGTTCCTCTACTAAATAAGGTCTTGCATTTTTTGCCCTTGGAATTAATATTCTATCTTTTTCCGTTAAAACCTTTTTTAAATCTTCAAATAAAGCTTCAGATACATGTTCTTTTGGAATAAAATCTGGTTTTATACCGTATTCCTCTATGGCTTTACCTGTCTTAGGTCCTATAGTCCCAACTTTTAAACCCCCTAATTTTCTAGCATCATAACCTAGGGAAAATAGTCTATCGAAAAATACATTTGCTCCATTTACACTAGTTAATAAAACATGAGTATATTTATCTATATTTTCAATAGCATTATCTAACTCTATATTGGGAGATATTTTATCTATTTCAATAGTAGGAAAATCATGAACTGAAGCTCCTAGCTTGTTTAATTCATTGACAAATCCTTTTTTTTGAGCTTTAGCCCTTGTCACTACTATATCCTTTCCAAATAATACTTTATCTTCAAAGAAATTAAGTTTTTTTCGTAATTTAACTACCTCACCTACTACTATAAGACTTGGTGATGTTATCTTTTCCTTCATTGCCTTTTCATATATATTTGATATATTTCCTTCTACTACTTTTTGATTAGAAGTAGTAGCCCAGTTAATTATAGCTACAGGAGTATTCTTTTCTTTACCGTTTTCCATAAGCCTATTACATATTTTTTCTAGATTTGATACTCCCATTAAAAATACAAGGGTTCCTTTTAAGGATGCTAAAGCCTTCCAATTTAATTCTTTACTTTCATCTTTTAAATGACCTGTTATCACATGAAAAGAAGATGCATAATCTCTATGAGTTATAGGTATACCTGCGTAGGCTAGTCCTCCGATGGAAGAAGTAACCCCAGGTACAGT comes from Tissierellales bacterium and encodes:
- a CDS encoding energy-coupling factor ABC transporter permease, with product MKDKKLFLLVLLLISFTPSIANAMHIMEGFLPIGWAVFWSIVTIPFLIIGIKNVNGIMKEDTNKKVLLGLAGGFVFVLSALKIPSVTGSCSHPTGVGLGAIIFGPTTMTVIGVIVLLFQALLLAHGGLTTLGANTFSMAIVGPLVSYGIFKAFKKKDSNTSLAVFLAASLGDLATYVITATQLSLAFKDPATGFLGSMGKFLSVFAVTQIPLAIVEGIITVVVYNLLLEYSKEGVLGSEIIQ
- a CDS encoding TetR/AcrR family transcriptional regulator, translating into MSRKKFHKRESLIDVAMKEFQKYGYDDASLNQIIQDTDIAKMTFYYHYNSKEELFFSLFDEITLKFEDFKDDYLKKHPRYMENVNILELLKTYSEILIRFIEKNPLYCKFWTSSYLTDNLYIRQKVKEKLIGIIEPPLKKMFDNAFDRKEIRQDIDKDFLFKYFFINLLFTIREIICTVNSCEVNVKKINNIVDDSFKIFEGLLIIEDESYLCSS
- a CDS encoding ATP-binding cassette domain-containing protein translates to MGDKMLKTEKLTYLYEDGTLALKDIDIDLSKGSRIGIIGENGSGKSTLFLNLIGILKPNKGKVLFNSNSLKYSKKYLREYRKKVNIVFQDPDRQIFYSNIYDDVAFALRNLGYDEKEVSNKVENALERVGAIDFKEKPIHFLSHGQKKRIAIASVLAMDGDIILFDEPTSGLDPSMTRAMINTLKDISEEKTIVISSHNMDLIYELCDYVYVLSEGEVIGNGLVEEVFCNEKVIKKAGLNQPWLVKVHRKLNIPLFKHEEEFFNYWKENIQEGDY
- the hemB gene encoding porphobilinogen synthase, whose protein sequence is MDLLNRPRRLRKNETIRSLIRETKLSVEDFIYPIFVEEGTNIKEEIPSMEGIYRYSVDRVLKEVEEVENLGIKSILLFGIPANKDELGTEGYVEDGIVQKATREIKKVFPQMYVITDVCMCEYTSHGHCGILKDNGYVDNDKTLEYLGKIALSHVKAGADMVAPSDMMDGRIEYIRHYLDENGFETIPIMAYSAKYASSFYGPFRDAADSSPAFGDRRSYQMDPANTDEAMREIELDIMEGADIIMVKPALSYLDIIGRAKDNYNIPLAAYNVSGEYSMLKMAVKEGLLDETAILESLLSIKRAGADIIISYFAKDVAKILK
- a CDS encoding WG repeat-containing protein — encoded protein: MDRKRFLMVITLLLSIFLLTSCSNKDELDEVGLYPAYTKDKNTKKWGYIDEKGEFKVEPNYELVTEFDNNGLAKVYSNQLVGLINEDGRVILPPEYFEISEVKDGIFTAVGQDGYFIFDKSGLKLFETKDYSAIGESSDELLPVVKKDKEGNTKSGYIDKKGNVVIDPKYSNVWGFKNGRALVKVDEDKHLIIDKEGKELAELPYETVAPDEENEMFIFLNKDKHYGFLNEKGEVAIEPKYSKALPFEDGMAVVSPSDVEDKDKKWGVIDKENNYIIEPKYNSVAYLGEGLFAVTKDKAEVYGEVELTKEAIINKEGKALTDYSYYFVGGVKSPEVKNGYISVYDGEKTFLLDTKGKKAKDLPEIDGKGELEYRGKVIKAAIDDRLGYYTTDGELLWEEDNSYKLLGEGVVKEEKNIPNMLTTIYYPKVENLKNEKVEKQINKKLHKAFVEDVMADFKDVEEGLPLVNVNYDPRRSNDMLIIQKSSYYHNQGAPLGMPMVRTYHIDLNTGEFYELKDIFKKDSNYTEVLDEIIKKQMEEKGTQGELFFVDDYKGIKEDQEFIMFKDYLQIYFYPYEIADYSSGFPAFNIPYEDIMDIIDTQSDAWWAFNSTKSIQGN
- a CDS encoding energy-coupling factor ABC transporter substrate-binding protein, whose amino-acid sequence is MKSSNKNILLIILAIVITIIPLIFMSDSEFEGADDQAEDVIGEINPDYEPWFEAFWEPPSGEVESLLFSLQVAIGAGTIGYILGNWKGKKQVADNR
- a CDS encoding sirohydrochlorin cobaltochelatase; amino-acid sequence: MKKGILVVSFGTSYEKTRKLCIRAIEDKIQERFKDYTVRRAFTSNMIIRKLKKRDNLYIDTVDEALKKFREDGFNQVFVQPLHIIPGHEYEKIVKEVEKYNKDKVFDKLKLGEPLLYNEEDYSYVIRALEKDIDSLKEEEKLILMGHGTDHNANKCYKILEEKLREKGYKNVYIGTAEGYQPIEEIIPLLKERKSKEVNLQPFMLVAGDHVLNDMVGKEDSWKVKLENKGFIVGSKIKGLGEKEEFQNIFINKLEYMLY
- the hemL gene encoding glutamate-1-semialdehyde 2,1-aminomutase, coding for MNLDKSKDIYNEAIKYIPGGVNSPVRAFNSVETDPAFIKSGHGSKIKDEDGNTYIDYICSWGPLILGHSNERLLEGIEDILKSGISFGLPTKIEVDMAKHIVEYYNGVEMVRMVNSGTEATMSAIRVARGYTGRDKIIKFEGCYHGHNDSLLVKSGSGTITYGVPTSSGVPADIVKNTIVCRYNDLEDVKKAYEDFGEDIAAIILEPVAGNMGVVPGKKEFLEGLRKITKENGSLLIFDEVITGFRISYGGASEVYGIEPDMACFGKIIGGGFPVGAYGGRREIMEMISPTGPVYQAGTLSGNPLAMHVGYKNLKILEENKNIYKKLEEKAIMIEEGFRKNIEELGINAEIVRFKSMLTLFFGKGPFENYDDVQSCDTEMYAKYFKNMLKRGIMVPPAQFEGMFLSDAHTEEDIEHTIKANYEALKAIK
- the cobA gene encoding uroporphyrinogen-III C-methyltransferase; its protein translation is MKGKVYLIGAGPGDASLITLKGLQCIKEADTIVYDRLVNSTLLEDIKDSCKLIYVGKRSKDHTKTQDEINEIIYKEALDGKIVARLKGGDPYVFGRGGEEAEYLVERNIPFETVPGVTSSIGGLAYAGIPITHRDYASSFHVITGHLKDESKELNWKALASLKGTLVFLMGVSNLEKICNRLMENGKEKNTPVAIINWATTSNQKVVEGNISNIYEKAMKEKITSPSLIVVGEVVKLRKKLNFFEDKVLFGKDIVVTRAKAQKKGFVNELNKLGASVHDFPTIEIDKISPNIELDNAIENIDKYTHVLLTSVNGANVFFDRLFSLGYDARKLGGLKVGTIGPKTGKAIEEYGIKPDFIPKEHVSEALFEDLKKVLTEKDRILIPRAKNARPYLVEELSKICTVDEVKTYETIKTMNKKDQLIKFLKDKEDFYLTFTSPSTFNNFIEILGDNSQEILNKGKILSIGPITSEAVNKKGYEVYKQAEEYTVGGLLNLLIKEGEN
- the cbiQ gene encoding cobalt ECF transporter T component CbiQ, which translates into the protein MTKFNPMAKFLFAIGSLFISIAINNIYINLAILIIMFMMTTVIARIPIKAYIKLYIVPVIFLLFSIIPILISIGKTNEFIYSVNIGKYYFGLNKETIYTALMTASRSIACISATYFLALTTPINQLIKIFKKLKVPNFIIELIILIYRFIFIFLEEIKEIYIAQEMRYGYYGTKNSFKSFGILIKSLFVGVFLNYEDMVIALESKLYDGEFKIG